Sequence from the Clostridium butyricum genome:
CCATATCTTGTTGACAATATTCTATCAAAAGTACATGTAGTTCCTCCTCTTTGAATATGGCCAAGAACAGTACATCTTACTTCTCTTTCTTTTACAAGCTTTTCTAAATCTTCTGCAAGCTTATTTCCGATGCCTCCAAGTCTTATTGGATCTGGACTATCTTCAACTATTTTAGCAACCATAACTTCTCCATCTTTAGGTTTTGCGCCTTCGGCAACTACTATTATAGTGAATAACTTACCTTGTTTTTTTCTCTCTTCAACCTTTTCAACAATTTTATTTATATCGTATGGGACTTCCGGGATCAATATAACATCTGCTGAACCTGCTATTCCAGATTCTAATGCTATGAAGCCTGCATTTCTCCCCATGACTTCTAATATCATAATTCTATGATGAGATTCTGCTGTTGTATGAAGTCTATCAAGAGCTTCTGTTGCAATATCTATTGATGTATTAAACCCAAATGTTATATCAGTCGATCCTAAATCATTATCAATTGTTTTTGGAACACCTATTACATTAATACCTTTTCTCGCAAAATCTCTTGCAGATGTGAGAGTTCCATCTCCTCCTATTACAACTAAAACATCAACATTTTCTTTCTTTAAATTTTCAACTGCTATATCTGATACATCTTTTTTTAATGTCTTTCCATCTTCAACAACCTGATAATCAAATAGGTTATCTTTATTTGAACTATATAGAATTGTGCCTCCTCTTGGTAAAAGACCTGATACAGTTGATAA
This genomic interval carries:
- a CDS encoding 6-phosphofructokinase; amino-acid sequence: MKKEIKKIALLTGGGDCPGLNAVIRAATRSAILNYGYEVIGYKFGYRGLYNNDFMKLDLSTVSGLLPRGGTILYSSNKDNLFDYQVVEDGKTLKKDVSDIAVENLKKENVDVLVVIGGDGTLTSARDFARKGINVIGVPKTIDNDLGSTDITFGFNTSIDIATEALDRLHTTAESHHRIMILEVMGRNAGFIALESGIAGSADVILIPEVPYDINKIVEKVEERKKQGKLFTIIVVAEGAKPKDGEVMVAKIVEDSPDPIRLGGIGNKLAEDLEKLVKEREVRCTVLGHIQRGGTTCTFDRILSTRYGVGAVELINEGKFGSMVCLKGNEITYDSLENVIGNNKKVDPEGELVTVAKKIGISFAD